Proteins encoded together in one Candidatus Nealsonbacteria bacterium window:
- a CDS encoding type II toxin-antitoxin system HicA family toxin: protein MPNLSPLPRRALIKKLKKVGFSGPFPSARHEYMKRDNIKIFIPNPHGKDIGLPIIKKIINQLKLSNQEFLDL, encoded by the coding sequence ATGCCTAATCTTTCACCCCTTCCTCGCCGTGCGTTAATAAAAAAACTAAAGAAAGTTGGTTTTTCTGGTCCTTTTCCGTCTGCTCGACATGAATATATGAAACGAGACAATATAAAGATTTTCATCCCTAATCCGCACGGCAAAGATATTGGTTTACCAATTATAAAAAAAATCATTAATCAGCTAAAACTTTCTAATCAAGAATTTTTAGACCTATAG